The proteins below come from a single Parageobacillus toebii NBRC 107807 genomic window:
- the pseG gene encoding UDP-2,4-diacetamido-2,4,6-trideoxy-beta-L-altropyranose hydrolase: MNVVFRVDSSSDIGTGHVMRCLTLAKQLKQKDANISFICREHKGDLINFIKDNGFTVYILPKIMISEKDNNAIFKWYQENWKQDVCETQHLLEKHIHSVDFFIVDHYGLDEKWESQLKPFTKKLMVIDDLANRKHVCDVLLDQNWYLNYEERYKDLVSSECRQLLGPNYVLLRDEFIEAFRQKRARSGKIHNILVFFGGTDPTNETIKTLNALVLLENNIKVNVVVGASNKRKDEIRKFCSQHSNFFFHCQVSNMAELMNEADVAIGAGGTTTWERCYLGLPSITIIVADNQAELTDAVSQFGATINLGFSYNVTSNQIVETVNDLIKHPKKVKLLSERAANLVNKEIVNSYPVVKAIMEELK, from the coding sequence ACGTGATGAGATGTTTAACACTAGCAAAACAGCTAAAACAAAAGGATGCCAATATTTCTTTTATATGTAGGGAACATAAGGGAGATTTAATCAATTTTATTAAAGATAATGGGTTTACCGTTTATATTTTACCTAAAATTATGATTAGTGAGAAGGACAATAACGCTATTTTTAAATGGTATCAAGAAAATTGGAAACAAGATGTTTGTGAAACTCAACACCTGTTGGAAAAGCACATTCATTCAGTAGATTTTTTCATTGTTGATCACTATGGGTTAGATGAAAAATGGGAATCTCAGCTTAAGCCGTTTACAAAGAAACTGATGGTGATTGATGATTTGGCTAATCGGAAGCATGTTTGTGATGTTCTTCTTGATCAAAATTGGTATTTAAATTATGAAGAGAGATATAAAGATTTAGTTTCTTCTGAATGCAGGCAACTGTTAGGACCAAATTATGTGTTATTAAGAGACGAATTTATTGAAGCTTTTCGTCAAAAACGTGCACGAAGCGGTAAAATCCATAATATCCTTGTCTTTTTTGGCGGAACGGACCCTACAAATGAAACGATCAAGACATTGAATGCATTAGTTTTATTAGAAAATAACATAAAAGTAAATGTTGTCGTAGGAGCATCTAATAAACGAAAAGATGAAATTCGAAAATTCTGTAGTCAACACTCCAATTTCTTTTTTCACTGCCAAGTTTCAAATATGGCAGAATTAATGAATGAAGCGGATGTAGCAATTGGTGCTGGTGGGACGACGACATGGGAAAGATGTTATTTAGGACTTCCATCTATCACAATTATTGTAGCGGATAATCAAGCAGAGTTGACGGATGCTGTTAGTCAGTTTGGGGCGACTATTAATCTTGGCTTTAGTTATAACGTTACATCTAATCAGATCGTTGAGACTGTAAACGATTTAATTAAGCACCCTAAAAAAGTTAAATTGTTATCTGAACGTGCTGCTAACCTTGTAAATAAAGAAATTGTAAATAGTTATCCGGTTGTTAAAGCAATTATGGAGGAACTGAAATGA
- the pseH gene encoding UDP-4-amino-4,6-dideoxy-N-acetyl-beta-L-altrosamine N-acetyltransferase — protein sequence MNLLERARLKDINSSHLEMVLNWRNQEHVRSAMFHDRVISLEEHKKWFDRVKKDQTTIVKVFYLDNVPIGVVNFTNIDFDNGKCFWGFYIGDQSAPKGLGTLMGYLAINFIFEEVNIRKLCAEIIQSNERSIRYHERLGFRKEGVLKEHVLKNNQYTDVILMALFHKQWKEQKSKIQHMIEGMRI from the coding sequence ATGAATTTATTAGAGCGTGCAAGGCTTAAGGATATAAATTCCTCACATTTAGAAATGGTATTAAATTGGCGAAATCAAGAGCATGTTCGGTCGGCGATGTTTCATGATCGAGTTATTTCATTAGAAGAACACAAGAAATGGTTTGACAGAGTTAAAAAAGATCAGACAACAATTGTAAAGGTATTTTATTTGGACAATGTCCCGATTGGAGTTGTAAATTTCACAAACATAGATTTTGATAATGGCAAATGTTTTTGGGGATTTTATATAGGTGATCAAAGTGCGCCAAAAGGGTTAGGAACTTTAATGGGATATTTAGCTATCAATTTTATATTTGAAGAGGTAAACATCCGTAAACTATGTGCTGAGATTATCCAATCTAATGAAAGAAGCATCCGTTACCATGAACGGTTGGGATTTAGAAAAGAGGGTGTTTTAAAAGAGCATGTCCTTAAAAATAACCAATACACAGATGTGATATTAATGGCTTTATTTCATAAACAATGGAAAGAACAAAAAAGTAAAATACAACATATGATAGAGGGAATGAGGATATGA
- the pseI gene encoding pseudaminic acid synthase: MNEIIVEGRKIGPNQPPFIIAEMSGNHNQSLERALEIVEAAAKAGAHALKIQTYTADTMTLNLDNKDFKIEDPESLWKGNTLYQLYQQAYTPWEWHKPIFNRARELGMIPFSTPFDETAVDFLEKLDVPMYKIASFENTDIPLVKKVASTGKPLIISTGMATVAELDETVRAAREAGCKGLILLKCTSTYPASPENTNILTIPHMRELFNCQVGLSDHTMGIGVAVASVALGATVIEKHFTLSRADGGIDSAFSMEPEEMKALVIETERAWQALGEVKYGPTEKEKASLKLRRSIYVAKDMKAGEKLTKENIRIIRPGYGLAPKYYDLVLGKAVKKNVKQGTPLSWDILL, from the coding sequence ATGAATGAAATTATTGTTGAAGGAAGAAAAATTGGCCCAAACCAGCCGCCATTTATCATCGCTGAGATGTCAGGCAATCACAATCAATCTCTTGAACGTGCTTTAGAAATTGTAGAAGCTGCGGCTAAAGCAGGAGCACATGCATTAAAAATCCAAACATATACAGCGGATACAATGACGTTAAATTTAGATAATAAAGACTTTAAGATTGAAGATCCGGAAAGTTTGTGGAAAGGGAATACGCTTTATCAACTTTACCAACAAGCATATACTCCTTGGGAATGGCACAAACCCATTTTTAATCGGGCTCGAGAATTAGGAATGATTCCTTTTAGCACTCCTTTTGATGAAACAGCAGTAGATTTTTTGGAAAAACTAGATGTCCCAATGTATAAGATTGCCTCTTTTGAGAATACCGATATTCCACTCGTTAAAAAAGTGGCTTCAACAGGGAAACCGTTGATTATTTCGACAGGAATGGCAACCGTAGCGGAATTAGATGAAACGGTTCGCGCAGCTAGAGAAGCAGGCTGTAAAGGCTTAATTCTTTTAAAGTGTACAAGCACCTATCCAGCTTCTCCTGAAAACACCAATATACTAACCATTCCGCATATGAGAGAATTATTTAACTGTCAGGTTGGTTTATCAGATCATACAATGGGAATAGGCGTGGCAGTAGCCAGTGTTGCATTAGGAGCAACAGTCATTGAAAAGCATTTCACTTTATCAAGGGCAGATGGTGGGATTGATTCTGCTTTTTCCATGGAACCAGAAGAAATGAAAGCATTGGTCATTGAAACAGAAAGAGCATGGCAAGCATTAGGTGAGGTGAAGTATGGCCCGACAGAGAAAGAAAAAGCATCATTGAAATTGAGAAGATCCATTTATGTCGCAAAAGATATGAAAGCTGGAGAAAAATTAACGAAAGAAAATATTAGGATTATTAGACCAGGTTATGGATTAGCACCAAAATATTATGATTTAGTGCTTGGAAAAGCAGTGAAAAAAAACGTAAAACAAGGAACACCATTAAGTTGGGATATATTGTTATAA
- a CDS encoding S-Ena type endospore appendage, producing MSGGLFAKPQSTAKQVEIQFNAGTAATTFFDAQFGSDVPALTGYALVNAGSGSATVTFRNGTATVTTLDIAPGQYQAFFVLGADNIQINATAAGTSTTGDLNVVLNNNPL from the coding sequence ATGTCAGGTGGACTTTTTGCTAAACCGCAGTCAACGGCAAAACAAGTTGAAATTCAATTTAACGCGGGTACTGCCGCTACCACCTTTTTTGACGCACAATTTGGATCAGATGTTCCTGCGTTAACTGGGTATGCCTTAGTCAATGCCGGATCTGGCAGTGCAACTGTAACATTTAGAAATGGAACAGCTACAGTTACAACTTTAGATATTGCACCAGGTCAATACCAAGCTTTCTTTGTTCTTGGAGCAGACAATATTCAAATAAATGCCACTGCTGCTGGTACATCAACAACTGGTGATCTTAACGTTGTTCTAAACAACAACCCACTATAG
- a CDS encoding S-Ena type endospore appendage yields MVCSKKCCNSPRIIPNQISIQWRTLGAPIFPYSSDQVAAISGYVLNNSASKGPVTVNFLRGGIGGGMLPFTLVVQTGEYKSFVIVGVDTIQMNSDSNFASGELNITINFNPF; encoded by the coding sequence GTGGTTTGTTCGAAAAAATGTTGTAATTCACCACGAATTATTCCAAACCAGATCAGTATACAGTGGAGGACTCTCGGTGCGCCTATTTTTCCTTACTCTTCCGACCAAGTGGCAGCCATCAGCGGTTATGTTCTTAATAACAGTGCTTCTAAGGGTCCGGTAACCGTGAATTTTTTAAGGGGGGGCATTGGTGGCGGGATGCTTCCGTTTACCTTGGTCGTGCAAACAGGTGAGTATAAATCATTTGTGATTGTTGGGGTGGATACGATTCAAATGAATTCAGACAGCAACTTTGCGTCAGGTGAATTAAATATAACGATTAATTTTAATCCGTTCTAA
- a CDS encoding motility associated factor glycosyltransferase family protein, producing MAKPPTNLYERNELFQKNLQCFPEYIKQQIRKVDLDEVGKWVDIVYTEEGYPICKYKKDGKVKHINSRNPWEQAKNWCNQLPLNQMSTLFVYGCGFGYPLIELLKRVHEDTVVVVFEQNLPIFIAMLHYFDLEPIFRAHNKCIFFLGPFEEFSHYFQNLISTYGLLYLTVPSVLFTPSSRLFKKEYLNIQSHVFERLTQQITAFGNDHYDSLLGLHNMIQNAEIVLENPYLSSLKDKFTNVPAFIVANGPSLDQNMHELKRVKGKGLILCCESAIVPLMKNGIKPDAICVLERTPESYLYHFQNKKYPEDITLLALAVADPRTFASFAGPKVPIFRSFESTSEWINRMVGDGSGLYAGLNVSHLAYELAVYMGANPIVFVGQNFAYGLDGLTHSKQSKYTEDVQEYIEKVKSLPIVYVEGNEDSFVPSNPLWVEFRKGLERLIEQTSHVTVINATEGGAKIKGTTCDTLTNVIEKYCKASLPYRLDTLLNESKKNLDISTRKNKIKSLRIELIKYMDIYRALNQLTSERKIIVEQLLEKDKYGAGQELRQEFEQNNKHIMKFLHRHVHDQFFQQVIMFGYHQMNELGVINTPEKLRYALQIQMELFDNLCIICKSLIRNFQIAVEKLPLEETTSNE from the coding sequence ATGGCAAAGCCGCCCACAAACTTATACGAAAGAAATGAGTTGTTTCAAAAAAACTTACAGTGTTTTCCTGAATATATAAAACAACAAATACGAAAGGTTGATTTAGACGAGGTAGGGAAATGGGTTGATATCGTCTATACGGAGGAAGGTTATCCTATCTGCAAATACAAGAAAGATGGGAAGGTAAAACATATTAACAGCAGGAATCCGTGGGAACAAGCGAAGAATTGGTGCAATCAGTTGCCGCTTAACCAAATGAGTACGCTTTTTGTTTACGGATGTGGCTTTGGATATCCTTTGATTGAACTATTAAAAAGAGTGCATGAGGATACTGTGGTTGTTGTGTTTGAACAAAACCTTCCTATTTTTATCGCAATGCTTCATTATTTCGATTTAGAGCCGATTTTCCGTGCACACAACAAATGTATCTTTTTTCTTGGTCCATTCGAGGAGTTTTCGCATTATTTTCAAAATCTGATTTCAACTTATGGCTTATTATATTTGACTGTTCCCTCCGTCTTGTTTACGCCAAGTTCAAGACTGTTTAAAAAAGAGTATTTAAACATTCAATCTCATGTTTTTGAACGACTGACACAGCAAATCACCGCATTTGGTAATGATCATTACGATTCATTGCTTGGACTTCATAACATGATTCAAAATGCTGAAATTGTATTGGAGAATCCGTATTTAAGCAGTTTAAAGGATAAGTTTACTAATGTTCCAGCGTTTATTGTGGCAAATGGTCCGTCTTTGGATCAAAACATGCATGAATTAAAGCGGGTTAAAGGAAAAGGATTGATTCTCTGCTGCGAGTCAGCGATTGTTCCATTGATGAAAAATGGTATTAAACCGGATGCCATTTGTGTACTTGAACGTACTCCAGAAAGCTATCTATACCATTTTCAAAACAAGAAGTATCCAGAGGACATTACCTTACTTGCTCTTGCTGTTGCGGATCCGCGAACTTTTGCCTCGTTTGCAGGACCTAAAGTTCCTATTTTTCGAAGTTTCGAGTCTACGAGTGAATGGATCAATCGAATGGTTGGCGATGGAAGCGGACTATATGCAGGCTTGAATGTCTCTCATCTTGCTTATGAGTTAGCTGTCTATATGGGAGCAAATCCGATTGTTTTCGTCGGACAAAATTTTGCTTACGGGTTAGATGGACTTACTCATAGCAAACAATCGAAGTATACAGAGGATGTACAGGAGTATATTGAGAAGGTGAAATCTCTGCCAATCGTTTATGTGGAAGGAAATGAGGATTCATTCGTTCCATCGAATCCCCTATGGGTGGAGTTTCGGAAAGGACTTGAACGGCTGATTGAGCAGACATCGCATGTTACAGTCATCAATGCTACCGAAGGCGGTGCCAAAATCAAAGGAACCACATGCGACACGCTGACAAACGTGATCGAAAAATATTGCAAAGCAAGCCTGCCATACAGACTGGATACGTTACTGAATGAAAGTAAAAAAAATTTAGATATATCGACCCGGAAAAATAAAATAAAAAGTCTAAGGATCGAACTGATAAAGTATATGGATATCTATCGCGCCCTCAATCAGTTGACTTCTGAAAGAAAGATAATCGTTGAGCAGTTGCTAGAAAAGGATAAATATGGTGCAGGGCAAGAGTTACGCCAGGAATTTGAACAAAACAACAAACATATAATGAAATTTCTTCATAGACATGTACACGACCAGTTTTTTCAACAAGTCATAATGTTCGGATATCATCAGATGAACGAACTAGGTGTCATCAACACTCCTGAAAAACTCCGCTATGCTCTTCAAATCCAAATGGAATTATTTGATAACTTATGTATAATTTGTAAAAGTCTCATCAGGAATTTTCAAATCGCTGTTGAAAAACTCCCTCTAGAGGAGACAACTTCAAATGAATAA
- a CDS encoding class I SAM-dependent methyltransferase — translation MNKFIKGSEVPVNPEEKAVAEKEQIKDLLKETKKEAKDLLDVMWSREEIMTNKNFINTMNLKIKNMLDQIIKNLYWYQKIGWKKFLPNREYIEQKEREERIKKEKERLLKWIEELVKIDDFYFSFHGQLDEGKLVKTLSAYGYDNFQQISVLDIGCRDGRWLRKFQDWGVLPERLAGIDFYRPIVDYAKKLSKPGIQFIEAYPDELDFEDQNFDVVLVFGVLMHVLDESLRKKIGRELLRVLSKDGIIITLNLTKDALAKLEPYLAYTSIGLEWEELTDIFPDCSIHFEILSQCGLAVIRKKDCKKEKVDASGG, via the coding sequence ATGAATAAGTTTATAAAGGGGAGTGAAGTACCAGTGAATCCTGAAGAAAAAGCAGTAGCTGAAAAAGAGCAGATAAAAGATCTATTGAAAGAAACGAAAAAAGAAGCGAAAGACTTGCTTGATGTCATGTGGTCACGGGAAGAAATAATGACAAACAAAAATTTTATTAATACAATGAATCTTAAAATAAAAAACATGCTGGATCAAATTATAAAGAATTTATATTGGTATCAAAAAATAGGGTGGAAAAAGTTTCTTCCCAATCGAGAATACATTGAGCAAAAAGAGAGAGAAGAACGGATAAAAAAAGAAAAAGAACGTTTGCTGAAATGGATAGAGGAACTTGTGAAAATCGATGATTTTTATTTTTCATTTCATGGGCAACTGGACGAAGGAAAATTAGTTAAAACGTTATCGGCATATGGTTATGACAATTTTCAACAAATTTCTGTTCTGGACATAGGGTGCAGGGATGGAAGATGGTTAAGAAAATTTCAGGATTGGGGAGTATTGCCGGAACGATTGGCCGGTATCGATTTCTATCGTCCAATTGTTGATTATGCTAAGAAATTATCAAAACCTGGTATACAATTTATCGAAGCATACCCCGACGAACTTGACTTTGAAGATCAAAACTTCGATGTCGTTTTGGTGTTTGGAGTTCTTATGCACGTTCTTGACGAATCGTTGCGAAAAAAAATAGGGCGGGAATTATTAAGAGTGCTTTCCAAAGATGGAATCATTATTACCCTTAATCTTACTAAAGACGCATTGGCTAAATTAGAGCCATATCTTGCTTACACTTCCATAGGATTGGAATGGGAAGAACTGACAGACATCTTTCCCGATTGTTCGATTCATTTTGAAATACTGTCCCAATGCGGTCTAGCGGTCATTAGAAAAAAAGATTGTAAGAAAGAGAAGGTGGATGCAAGTGGAGGATAA
- a CDS encoding S-Ena type endospore appendage, producing MSCCNTTVICCGIKRQLVQDCVECNWLVFNQTPTVIFQANKVVSASGTIELSSATLGMTTVDVIFSKGATVIKTFTLENQQCLAFTVVGFDTITLRGDSPSSTESATGSLCLTPRYQI from the coding sequence ATGAGTTGTTGTAATACTACAGTGATTTGTTGCGGAATCAAACGCCAACTTGTACAAGATTGCGTGGAGTGTAATTGGCTTGTTTTTAACCAAACTCCTACAGTCATTTTTCAAGCAAATAAAGTTGTTTCTGCTTCAGGAACCATTGAGCTATCCAGTGCTACGCTTGGAATGACAACAGTGGACGTTATATTTTCTAAAGGGGCAACGGTCATAAAAACTTTTACATTGGAAAACCAACAATGCCTTGCATTTACCGTTGTTGGATTCGATACGATTACATTAAGAGGGGATTCTCCATCATCAACAGAAAGTGCTACGGGAAGTCTTTGTTTAACACCACGATATCAAATTTAA
- a CDS encoding tetratricopeptide repeat protein: MYLHCGLVHDSMGLEKEAVEFCEKAVRLGLKEENLKDAFVCLGSTYRVLGNYYEKSLEVLTEVRKLFPDYRPV, encoded by the coding sequence ATTTATTTACACTGCGGGCTAGTTCATGATTCGATGGGATTGGAAAAAGAAGCAGTTGAATTTTGTGAGAAAGCGGTTCGTTTAGGACTGAAAGAAGAAAATCTAAAAGATGCATTCGTTTGTTTAGGCAGCACTTACCGCGTTTTAGGTAATTATTACGAAAAGTCGTTGGAAGTGTTAACAGAAGTACGAAAACTGTTTCCTGATTATAGGCCGGTCTAA
- the rraA gene encoding ribonuclease E activity regulator RraA, producing the protein MKTADLCDEFLSELQVCQLPMQSYGGKAEFSGPIATVDVFEDNVLVREALETVPAGTVLVVDGKGSRNCALLGDRLAQIACERGLAGVIIHGCIRDSAEIANMPLGVMAIGTCPVKSKKEGKGKRDVALEFGGVRWEPGAYVYADQDGIVLAKTDLLKKSG; encoded by the coding sequence ATGAAAACAGCTGATTTATGCGATGAATTTTTAAGTGAATTGCAAGTATGCCAGCTGCCGATGCAATCTTACGGCGGCAAAGCGGAATTTTCCGGACCGATCGCGACGGTCGATGTATTTGAAGATAATGTGCTCGTTCGTGAGGCGCTCGAAACTGTTCCAGCGGGCACCGTATTGGTCGTAGACGGAAAAGGTTCGCGAAATTGCGCGCTGCTCGGAGACCGTCTTGCCCAGATCGCTTGTGAGCGCGGGCTTGCCGGGGTGATTATTCACGGATGCATTCGCGATTCCGCAGAAATCGCCAATATGCCGCTTGGGGTGATGGCGATTGGCACTTGCCCGGTGAAAAGCAAAAAAGAAGGAAAGGGAAAACGGGACGTTGCGCTCGAATTTGGCGGCGTTCGTTGGGAGCCAGGCGCCTATGTGTACGCTGATCAAGACGGGATTGTATTGGCGAAAACGGACTTATTGAAAAAAAGTGGTTGA
- a CDS encoding (2Fe-2S) ferredoxin domain-containing protein, translated as MTTWNLIGMKHHVLICNGGSCMRKGGEEVTLAIREEIAMLELDGIVHTTRTRCNGRCQDACVVIVYPEGVWYNGVTPEKARELVRRHLRDGEWLEETITYRYEEKQGLMMSKQSNAPLGISKLCKATGGTKA; from the coding sequence ATGACAACATGGAACTTAATCGGAATGAAACATCATGTGCTGATTTGCAATGGAGGCAGCTGCATGCGTAAAGGGGGAGAAGAAGTAACGCTTGCCATCCGCGAAGAAATCGCGATGCTGGAGTTAGATGGCATTGTACATACGACGCGGACTCGCTGCAATGGCCGTTGCCAAGACGCGTGTGTAGTCATCGTTTACCCTGAAGGCGTATGGTACAACGGTGTGACGCCGGAAAAAGCAAGGGAGCTTGTGCGAAGGCATTTGCGAGATGGGGAATGGTTGGAAGAAACGATAACGTACCGTTATGAAGAGAAGCAAGGATTGATGATGTCAAAACAATCAAACGCCCCTCTAGGAATCTCGAAATTATGTAAAGCAACGGGAGGAACGAAAGCGTGA
- a CDS encoding energy-coupling factor ABC transporter permease, whose product MKKWKVALFLCGLVVYFTFTGSTSAFAMHIMEGFLPVGWVIFWWLVFLPFFIIGMRSLIRITREHPELKLLIALSGAFTFVLSALKIPSVTGSSSHPTGVGLGAVLFGPWTMVVMGSIVLLFQALLLAHGGLTTLGANAVSMAVIGPIVAYGIYRFGKKWNIPRRWTIFFAAFFSDLATYVVTSLQLALAFPDATGGVFASFAKFAGIFAVTQIPLAITEGLLTVVVWNFLSTYSSQELNQLERGV is encoded by the coding sequence GTGAAAAAATGGAAAGTCGCCCTTTTCCTTTGCGGTTTAGTCGTCTATTTTACGTTTACCGGCAGCACATCGGCATTTGCGATGCATATTATGGAAGGATTTTTGCCAGTTGGATGGGTGATTTTTTGGTGGCTAGTGTTTTTGCCGTTTTTTATCATCGGTATGCGTTCACTAATTCGGATTACACGCGAGCATCCGGAACTAAAGCTGCTCATTGCGCTGTCGGGGGCATTTACGTTTGTGCTGTCCGCCTTAAAAATTCCATCCGTTACTGGGAGCAGCTCACATCCAACGGGGGTGGGGCTCGGTGCGGTGCTGTTTGGTCCATGGACGATGGTGGTGATGGGCAGCATCGTATTGCTGTTTCAAGCGTTATTGCTGGCACATGGTGGATTGACGACATTAGGGGCGAATGCCGTGTCCATGGCGGTCATTGGCCCGATTGTGGCGTACGGTATTTATCGTTTCGGGAAAAAGTGGAATATACCGAGGCGCTGGACGATTTTTTTCGCTGCATTTTTCTCTGATTTGGCCACATATGTTGTCACTTCATTGCAATTAGCGCTGGCGTTCCCGGATGCGACAGGTGGGGTTTTCGCTTCGTTTGCCAAATTTGCCGGCATTTTTGCTGTTACGCAAATACCACTGGCGATTACAGAAGGGCTGCTTACGGTCGTCGTTTGGAATTTCTTATCCACTTACAGCAGCCAAGAACTAAACCAGTTAGAGAGGGGAGTGTAA
- a CDS encoding energy-coupling factor ABC transporter substrate-binding protein produces MKRSLFLLAIAVLLVVAPLLFIHHSDFGGTDGQAEKMIQKLAPHYQPWMETIFEPPGGEVETLLFSVQAAIGAGIIGYIIGVYKGRANRKEEAK; encoded by the coding sequence ATGAAGAGAAGTCTTTTTCTTCTTGCTATTGCTGTTTTACTGGTAGTAGCGCCGTTATTGTTCATTCATCACTCTGATTTTGGCGGCACGGATGGCCAGGCGGAAAAAATGATTCAGAAGCTCGCTCCTCATTATCAACCTTGGATGGAAACCATATTTGAGCCGCCAGGCGGAGAGGTGGAAACGTTGCTGTTTTCTGTGCAGGCGGCAATCGGTGCCGGAATTATTGGCTATATTATCGGCGTCTATAAAGGCCGGGCGAACCGAAAAGAGGAAGCAAAATGA
- the cbiQ gene encoding cobalt ECF transporter T component CbiQ, translating into MIRQFDTIAYDNRLRTIRPEQKVIFALLLLMMAITGNWKMQVMMTIWLAIWIIGYARVSWKVYAKALGVVALFLMMSFPALLVSIDKSFHVSIDRSQIFIAMSLLSRSVAAWSCLFFLLVTTPFPEILYVLKRMKVPSIIIELLFFMYRFVFVFEKAAEELYVAMKARNGGNHWRHGGMLVFQLFQKIWHSYEVLRLALWARGVSDEMTYVHVETYNEKNKRYLWEAAIGICLLLRLG; encoded by the coding sequence ATGATCCGGCAGTTTGACACCATCGCTTACGATAACCGCCTGCGGACAATACGCCCCGAACAAAAAGTGATATTTGCGCTTCTGTTATTAATGATGGCCATCACAGGAAACTGGAAAATGCAAGTAATGATGACGATTTGGCTTGCCATTTGGATTATCGGTTATGCGCGTGTTTCGTGGAAGGTGTACGCCAAAGCCCTCGGAGTCGTGGCATTGTTTCTGATGATGAGTTTTCCAGCTTTGCTTGTTTCGATAGACAAATCTTTTCATGTTTCCATTGACCGTTCGCAAATTTTCATCGCAATGTCTTTGCTCTCTCGTTCGGTCGCGGCATGGTCTTGCTTATTTTTCCTCTTGGTGACTACCCCGTTTCCAGAGATATTGTATGTGCTCAAACGAATGAAAGTACCATCCATTATCATTGAGTTGTTGTTTTTTATGTATCGGTTTGTATTTGTTTTCGAGAAAGCAGCAGAAGAGCTATACGTAGCAATGAAAGCAAGAAATGGAGGAAACCATTGGCGGCATGGTGGGATGTTGGTGTTCCAGCTTTTTCAAAAAATATGGCATTCCTATGAAGTGTTGCGCCTTGCTTTATGGGCGCGCGGAGTTTCCGATGAAATGACCTATGTTCATGTGGAAACATATAACGAAAAAAATAAACGTTATCTGTGGGAAGCAGCCATCGGCATATGTTTGCTTCTACGGCTTGGATGA
- a CDS encoding energy-coupling factor ABC transporter ATP-binding protein, giving the protein MLKMDEVYYTYPNGPCVLKGLSLHVPSGKKCALIGHNGCGKTTLFLHANGLLRPDSGDIYWNGEKMDYRCQTLQKWRREVGIVFQNPEHQLVAPLVRDELAFGLHHLGMKKSEMDELMEKALDEFGLRSWLDKPVHHLSLGQKKWLTLAAIMVMNPKLLVLDEPTAYLDRLQIERFVEKINDIHRAGTTVLIATHDFDFVLEWADIVFVMHDGQIVMQGSPQDVFARQHQLQKWRLGVPLLASVWKTLFPHDTRIPRNVEEMKQWMRMVERTNLRISEKVI; this is encoded by the coding sequence ATGCTGAAAATGGATGAAGTATATTATACGTATCCGAATGGACCATGTGTGTTGAAAGGATTAAGCCTTCATGTTCCCAGTGGAAAAAAATGCGCACTCATCGGTCATAACGGATGCGGCAAGACAACGTTATTTTTACATGCGAACGGGCTGTTGCGGCCCGACTCTGGCGACATCTATTGGAATGGAGAGAAGATGGATTATCGGTGTCAAACCTTGCAAAAATGGCGGCGAGAGGTCGGCATCGTTTTTCAAAATCCGGAACACCAGCTTGTGGCGCCGTTGGTACGTGATGAGCTGGCGTTTGGCCTGCACCATTTAGGAATGAAAAAAAGTGAGATGGACGAGCTCATGGAAAAAGCGCTGGACGAGTTTGGATTACGTTCATGGTTGGACAAGCCCGTTCATCATTTAAGTCTCGGTCAAAAAAAATGGCTGACGCTTGCCGCCATAATGGTGATGAATCCGAAATTATTAGTGCTCGATGAGCCGACGGCATATTTAGATCGCCTGCAAATCGAGAGGTTTGTCGAGAAGATCAACGATATTCATCGAGCTGGCACGACAGTTTTGATCGCTACTCATGATTTTGATTTTGTCTTAGAGTGGGCAGATATCGTGTTTGTCATGCATGACGGACAAATTGTCATGCAAGGATCGCCGCAAGACGTATTTGCTAGACAGCATCAATTGCAAAAATGGCGTCTTGGTGTTCCGCTGCTTGCTTCTGTATGGAAAACATTGTTTCCACACGATACGCGCATCCCGCGAAATGTGGAAGAAATGAAACAATGGATGAGAATGGTTGAGCGCACAAACCTCCGTATTAGTGAAAAAGTGATATAG